One window from the genome of Pyrus communis chromosome 16, drPyrComm1.1, whole genome shotgun sequence encodes:
- the LOC137720643 gene encoding uncharacterized protein produces the protein MEVFYYMVFGILAVVVAAAELSKSNKDRINTPSTFNVFKNNYLFVYSLMMAGDWLQGPYVYYLYTTYGYGKGDIGQLFIAGFGSSMLFGTIVGSLADKQGRKRACITYCITYILSCITKHSPQYKVLMLGRILGGIATSLLFSAFESWLVAEHNKRGFEQQWLSITFSKAIFLGNGVVAILAGLLGNTLVDALALGPVAPFDAASCFLTIGMFVILCTWTENYGDPSESKDLFTQFRGAAVAIASDEKIALLGAIQSLFEGSMYTFVFLWTPALSPNEEDIPHGFIFATFMLSSMLGSSLASRLMAHQTPRVESYMQIVFAVSAASLLLPIVTGFLVAPSNVKGGSISFAGCIQLLGFCAFEACVGLFWPSIMKMRSQYIPEEARSTIMNFFRIPLNIFVCVVLYNVDAFPMTVMFGMCSIFLFIACLLQRRLMAISDKPKSEDRASMKERDSEAEPLNI, from the exons ATGGAGGTTTTCTACTACATGGTGTTCGGGATACTAGCGGTGGTGGTGGCCGCGGCGGAGCTCAGCAAGAGCAACAAAGACCGAATCAACACCCCGTCAACTTTCAACGTCTTCAAGAACAATTACCTTTTCGTTTACTCTCTCATGATGG CTGGGGACTGGTTGCAGGGTCCTTATGTCTACTACCTGTACACTACGTATGGATACGGAAAAGGCGACATCGGACAGCTTTTCATTGCTGGTTTTGGCTCTTCCATGTTGTTTGGAACAATTGTTGGATCTCTGGCAGACAAACA GGGCCGAAAGAGGGCGTGCATCACTTATTGTATAACTTACATACTGAGCTGCATCACCAAGCATTCTCCTCAGTACAAAGTTTTGATGTTGGGGCGTATTTTGGGTGGCATTGCCACATCACTTCTATTTTCAGCATTTGAATCATGGCTTGTTGCAGAACACAACAAG AGAGGTTTTGAACAACAATGGCTGTCAATTACATTCTCTAAGGCAATATTTCTTGGCAATGGTGTTGTTGCTATCTTGGCTGGGTTGCTTGGAAATACACTGGTCGATGCACTGGCTCTTGGGCCTGTGGCACCCTTCGATGCTGCTTCGTGCTTTCTGACAATTGGAATGTTTGTAATTTTATGCACATGGACAGAGAATTATGGAGATCCTTCAGAGAGCAAGGACTTGTTTACGCAGTTCCGGGGTGCTGCTGTTGCCATTGCTTCTG ATGAGAAAATCGCATTACTGGGTGCCATACAGTCTCTATTTGAAGGTTCGATGTATACCTTTGTGTTCCTATGGACTCCTGCTCTGAGCCCCAATGAGGAGGACATTCCACATGGTTTTATTTTTGCCACTTTCATGTTGTCTTCAATGCTTGGAAGCTCCCTTGCATCCCGGTTGATGGCTCACCAAACACCTAGAGTAGAGAGCTATATGCAGATTGTCTTTGCCGTCTCAGCTGCCTCTCTCCTGCTTCCCATTGTGACTGGT TTCTTGGTAGCACCTTCCAATGTGAAAGGAGGGAGCATCTCTTTTGCTGGTTGCATCCAGCTTCTCGGATTCTGTGCCTTTGAGGCTTGCGTAGGACTGTTCTGGCCATCCATTATGAAGATGAGATCGCAGTACATCCCCGAGGAGGCCAGGAGCACGATCATGAACTTCTTCCGCATTCCTCTCAACATTTTTGTCTGCGTTGTGCTGTATAAT GTTGATGCATTTCCAATGACTGTTATGTTTGGTATGTGCTCGATCTTCCTCTTCATAGCATGTCTCTTGCAGAGGCGCCTCATGGCGATTTCAGACAAGCCCA AGAGTGAAGATCGGGCATCAATGAAGGAGAGGGACAGCGAGGCAGAGCCGTTAAACATATAA